In a genomic window of Spirosoma agri:
- a CDS encoding YtxH domain-containing protein translates to MLFDRRNDLITDQKYVSGLLTGLVAGLAVGFLFAPRQGKDLRKQILSTVNDKTKEVQDKWNDTKAQETADTIKADADHITDKAKDKFDNYADKADDKTDQLANDAKSGIAKLKDMFKVS, encoded by the coding sequence ATGCTTTTTGACAGAAGAAACGATCTGATCACCGATCAAAAATACGTATCAGGATTATTGACCGGGTTGGTCGCAGGTCTGGCTGTCGGCTTTCTGTTTGCACCCCGGCAAGGAAAAGACCTTCGTAAACAAATACTAAGTACGGTAAACGACAAAACGAAGGAAGTTCAAGATAAATGGAACGATACAAAGGCGCAGGAAACCGCTGATACGATCAAAGCCGACGCCGATCACATCACCGACAAAGCAAAAGACAAGTTTGACAACTACGCTGACAAGGCAGATGACAAAACTGATCAACTGGCAAATGATGCTAAGTCAGGTATTGCCAAACTCAAAGACATGTTCAAAGTCAGCTAA
- a CDS encoding molybdopterin-dependent oxidoreductase has product MTSSTKPDTDEPQLPQKDVPESALRRKMLVSFGLFAVASAVPFGVYNWITRSPKEMGTLKPLRNVLNTNEAIARTYFSNTHLVRTFPVEEAAKKARINSYEGIKTPVPEDWKMLIETPGRPALEVTIEDVKALPKQEIVFEFKCIEGWSQVQHWGGVRLSDFMEHYKLGTRSGNGPNPDATNDLFKYVGLETPDKGYYVGVDMKSALHPQTLLAYELNGQPITAPHGAPLRLLIPVKYGVKNLKRIGRLFFADERPRDFWAERGYDYYVGL; this is encoded by the coding sequence ATGACCTCATCAACAAAACCCGATACAGACGAACCACAACTGCCACAGAAAGACGTTCCGGAGTCAGCCCTTCGCCGGAAAATGCTGGTTTCCTTCGGTTTGTTTGCCGTAGCCTCTGCGGTTCCCTTTGGCGTTTACAACTGGATAACACGCAGTCCCAAAGAAATGGGCACGCTGAAGCCCCTTCGTAATGTATTGAACACAAACGAGGCTATTGCCCGGACGTATTTCAGCAACACCCATCTGGTACGGACATTTCCGGTTGAAGAAGCCGCCAAGAAAGCGCGCATCAACAGTTACGAAGGCATAAAAACGCCCGTTCCCGAAGATTGGAAAATGCTCATTGAGACGCCCGGAAGACCGGCTCTGGAAGTGACCATCGAAGACGTCAAGGCGTTACCGAAGCAGGAGATTGTCTTTGAATTCAAGTGCATTGAAGGCTGGAGTCAGGTCCAGCACTGGGGTGGCGTTCGGCTCTCGGATTTCATGGAACACTATAAACTGGGAACGCGCAGCGGCAATGGGCCCAATCCCGACGCGACCAACGATTTATTCAAGTACGTCGGTCTGGAAACGCCCGACAAAGGCTATTACGTGGGTGTTGATATGAAGAGTGCGCTGCATCCGCAAACGCTGTTAGCCTACGAGCTGAACGGTCAACCCATTACGGCTCCGCACGGCGCTCCGCTCCGGCTACTGATTCCAGTGAAATACGGTGTTAAAAATCTTAAACGCATTGGCCGGTTATTCTTCGCCGATGAACGTCCGCGCGATTTCTGGGCCGAACGAGGATATGATTATTATGTTGGCTTGTGA